One segment of Danaus plexippus chromosome 10, MEX_DaPlex, whole genome shotgun sequence DNA contains the following:
- the LOC116766650 gene encoding cytoplasmic dynein 1 intermediate chain isoform X15 — MSSMSDRKAELERKKAKLQALREEKDRRRREKEQKDAEEALARASTASSADSRRDLDEMLSSLGVAPVRDVLSSLSSLASLTPPQTASPDASLPHADRASLPANTGGKKPPQLQVVSVQSTDIPPKENVTYAKQTQTNTSSVTELRDAHATDFYVLTFDGDGARQGDDEDAFHGKLPPGILPHGLPTVKEVQPAVTAAPAEKKDEEKEKKVRELSNDEKQTIMLSAEFQKFISRAGRVIERALAEEVDIYTDYTGGGDGENAQDDKSDARLSLVRTFQDERWSRGRCVTCLDWSTAHPELMLASYHNSDDAPHDPDGVCLVWNTKFKKTTPEDIFHCQSPVMSATFARFHPNLILGGTYSGQIVLWDNRVQKRTPVQRTPLSSQAHTHPVYCLSVVGSQNAHNLISVSTDGRMCSWSLDMLSQPQETIELQHRQGKAVAVTAMAFPHGDVNNFVLGSEDGNIYTGCRHGQRAGVSDSVEGHAGPVTSVSCHAAPAALDLSHLYLSASVDWSVKLWSLKENKALYSFEDSGDYVSDVRWSPAHPALFAAVDAGGRLDLWNLNRDTEVPIASVMSEGGVAFNRVSWSPSGAHVTAGDDAGKIWVYELAENVAQPRHDEWSKFVYTLQELRNNQADEETDRLSLASGPPSLSSLTSLASNPLR; from the exons ATGTCGAGCATGTCAGACAGGAAGGCTGAGCTTGAACGGAAAAAGGCCAAACTACAGGCTCTGAGGGAAGAAAAGGATCGCCGCAGACGTGAGAAAGAACAAAAAGATGCCGAGGAAGCCTTG GCGCGGGCGTCGACGGCCTCGAGCGCGGACTCCCGCCGCGACCTCGATGAGATGCTGTCGTCGCTGGGAGTGGCTCCGGTGAGGGACGTGCTGTCGTCCCTATCCTCGCTGGCGTCCCTCACGCCGCCGCAGACCGCGTCCCCCGACGCCAGCCTGCCGCACGCCGATCGAGCCTCACTACCCGCCAACAC AGGTGGCAAGAAGCCGCCCCAGCTGCAGGTGGTGTCGGTGCAATCCACCGACATCCCGCCCAAAGAGAACGTGACGTACGCCAAGCAGACCCAGACCAACACCTCGTCGGTGACGGAGCTGCGAGACG CGCACGCCACTGACTTCTACG TGCTTACATTCGACGGTGATGGCGCGCGGCAAGGAGACGACGAGGACGCCTTCCACGGGAAGTTACCGCCGGGGATCCTGCCGCACGGACTGCCCACCGTCAAGGAGGTGCAGCCGGCCGTCACCGCCGCGCCCGCCGAAAAGAAGGACGAAGAAAAGGAGAAGAAAG TTCGCGAGTTGAGCAACGACGAGAAGCAGACCATCATGTTGTCGGCGGAGTTCCAGAAGTTCATAAGCAGAGCGGGGCGGGTCATAGAACGAGCGCTGGCCGAGGAGGTCGACATCTACACGGACTACACCGGCGGCGGCGACGGAGAGAACGCGCA AGACGACAAGTCGGACGCGCGCTTGTCGCTGGTGCGCACGTTCCAGGACGAGCGCTGGTCCCGCGGGCGCTGCGTCACGTGCCTGGACTGGTCGACGGCGCACCCCGAGCTCATGCTGGCGTCCTATCACAACAGCGACGACGCGCCGCACGACCCCGACGGCGTGTGCCTCGTGTGGAACACCAAGTTCAAGAAGACCACGCCGGAGGACATCTTCCACTGCCAGTCGCCCGTCATGAGCGCCACCTTCGCCAG GTTCCACCCTAACCTGATCCTGGGCGGCACGTACTCGGGCCAGATCGTGTTGTGGGACAACAGAGTACAGAAACGAACGCCCGTGCAGAGGACGCCGCTCTCGTCACAAGCGCATACT CACCCCGTGTACTGCCTGTCCGTGGTGGGCAGTCAGAACGCGCACAACCTGATCTCGGTGTCGACGGACGGGCGCATGTGCTCGTGGTCGCTGGACATGCTGTCGCAGCCGCAGGAGACCATCGAGCTGCAGCACCGCCAGGGCAAGGCCGTGGCTGTCACTGCCATGGCCTTCCCACATGGGGACGTCAACAACTTCGTGCTCGGCAGCGAGGACGGGAATATTTACACCG GTTGCCGTCACGGTCAGCGAGCGGGCGTGTCGGACAGCGTGGAAGGTCACGCGGGTCCTGTGACGTCGGTGTCGTGTCACGCCGCCCCCGCCGCCCTCGACCTGTCGCACCTGTACCTCTCCGCCTCTGTGGACTGGAGCGTCAAGCTGTGGAGTCTGAAG GAGAACAAGGCGTTGTACTCGTTCGAGGACAGCGGCGACTACGTGTCGGACGTGCGCTGGTCCCCGGCTCACCCCGCGCTGTTCGCTGCCGTGGACGCGGGCGGCCGCCTCGACCTCTGGAACCTCAACAGGGACACCGAG GTGCCGATAGCGTCGGTGATGTCGGAGGGCGGCGTGGCCTTCAACCGCGTGTCGTGGAGTCCGAGCGGCGCACACGTCACGGCCGGGGACGACGCGGGCAAGATATGGGTCTACGAGCTGGCCGAG AACGTAGCCCAGCCGCGGCATGATGAGTGGAGCAAGTTCGTGTACACGCTGCAAGAACTGAGGAACAACCAGGCGGACGAGGAAACGGATCGCCTCAGCCTGGCCAGCGGACCACCGTCGCTCTCCAGCCTCACCTCGCTGGCCAGCAACCCGCTCAG ATAA
- the LOC116766650 gene encoding cytoplasmic dynein 1 intermediate chain isoform X18 yields the protein MSSMSDRKAELERKKAKLQALREEKDRRRREKEQKDAEEALARASTASSADSRRDLDEMLSSLGVAPVRDVLSSLSSLASLTPPQTASPDASLPHADRASLPANTGGKKPPQLQVVSVQSTDIPPKENVTYAKQTQTNTSSVTELRDAHATDFYGDDEDAFHGKLPPGILPHGLPTVKEVQPAVTAAPAEKKDEEKEKKVRELSNDEKQTIMLSAEFQKFISRAGRVIERALAEEVDIYTDYTGGGDGENAQDDKSDARLSLVRTFQDERWSRGRCVTCLDWSTAHPELMLASYHNSDDAPHDPDGVCLVWNTKFKKTTPEDIFHCQSPVMSATFARFHPNLILGGTYSGQIVLWDNRVQKRTPVQRTPLSSQAHTHPVYCLSVVGSQNAHNLISVSTDGRMCSWSLDMLSQPQETIELQHRQGKAVAVTAMAFPHGDVNNFVLGSEDGNIYTGCRHGQRAGVSDSVEGHAGPVTSVSCHAAPAALDLSHLYLSASVDWSVKLWSLKENKALYSFEDSGDYVSDVRWSPAHPALFAAVDAGGRLDLWNLNRDTEVPIASVMSEGGVAFNRVSWSPSGAHVTAGDDAGKIWVYELAENVAQPRHDEWSKFVYTLQELRNNQADEETDRLSLASGPPSLSSLTSLASNPLR from the exons ATGTCGAGCATGTCAGACAGGAAGGCTGAGCTTGAACGGAAAAAGGCCAAACTACAGGCTCTGAGGGAAGAAAAGGATCGCCGCAGACGTGAGAAAGAACAAAAAGATGCCGAGGAAGCCTTG GCGCGGGCGTCGACGGCCTCGAGCGCGGACTCCCGCCGCGACCTCGATGAGATGCTGTCGTCGCTGGGAGTGGCTCCGGTGAGGGACGTGCTGTCGTCCCTATCCTCGCTGGCGTCCCTCACGCCGCCGCAGACCGCGTCCCCCGACGCCAGCCTGCCGCACGCCGATCGAGCCTCACTACCCGCCAACAC AGGTGGCAAGAAGCCGCCCCAGCTGCAGGTGGTGTCGGTGCAATCCACCGACATCCCGCCCAAAGAGAACGTGACGTACGCCAAGCAGACCCAGACCAACACCTCGTCGGTGACGGAGCTGCGAGACG CGCACGCCACTGACTTCTACG GAGACGACGAGGACGCCTTCCACGGGAAGTTACCGCCGGGGATCCTGCCGCACGGACTGCCCACCGTCAAGGAGGTGCAGCCGGCCGTCACCGCCGCGCCCGCCGAAAAGAAGGACGAAGAAAAGGAGAAGAAAG TTCGCGAGTTGAGCAACGACGAGAAGCAGACCATCATGTTGTCGGCGGAGTTCCAGAAGTTCATAAGCAGAGCGGGGCGGGTCATAGAACGAGCGCTGGCCGAGGAGGTCGACATCTACACGGACTACACCGGCGGCGGCGACGGAGAGAACGCGCA AGACGACAAGTCGGACGCGCGCTTGTCGCTGGTGCGCACGTTCCAGGACGAGCGCTGGTCCCGCGGGCGCTGCGTCACGTGCCTGGACTGGTCGACGGCGCACCCCGAGCTCATGCTGGCGTCCTATCACAACAGCGACGACGCGCCGCACGACCCCGACGGCGTGTGCCTCGTGTGGAACACCAAGTTCAAGAAGACCACGCCGGAGGACATCTTCCACTGCCAGTCGCCCGTCATGAGCGCCACCTTCGCCAG GTTCCACCCTAACCTGATCCTGGGCGGCACGTACTCGGGCCAGATCGTGTTGTGGGACAACAGAGTACAGAAACGAACGCCCGTGCAGAGGACGCCGCTCTCGTCACAAGCGCATACT CACCCCGTGTACTGCCTGTCCGTGGTGGGCAGTCAGAACGCGCACAACCTGATCTCGGTGTCGACGGACGGGCGCATGTGCTCGTGGTCGCTGGACATGCTGTCGCAGCCGCAGGAGACCATCGAGCTGCAGCACCGCCAGGGCAAGGCCGTGGCTGTCACTGCCATGGCCTTCCCACATGGGGACGTCAACAACTTCGTGCTCGGCAGCGAGGACGGGAATATTTACACCG GTTGCCGTCACGGTCAGCGAGCGGGCGTGTCGGACAGCGTGGAAGGTCACGCGGGTCCTGTGACGTCGGTGTCGTGTCACGCCGCCCCCGCCGCCCTCGACCTGTCGCACCTGTACCTCTCCGCCTCTGTGGACTGGAGCGTCAAGCTGTGGAGTCTGAAG GAGAACAAGGCGTTGTACTCGTTCGAGGACAGCGGCGACTACGTGTCGGACGTGCGCTGGTCCCCGGCTCACCCCGCGCTGTTCGCTGCCGTGGACGCGGGCGGCCGCCTCGACCTCTGGAACCTCAACAGGGACACCGAG GTGCCGATAGCGTCGGTGATGTCGGAGGGCGGCGTGGCCTTCAACCGCGTGTCGTGGAGTCCGAGCGGCGCACACGTCACGGCCGGGGACGACGCGGGCAAGATATGGGTCTACGAGCTGGCCGAG AACGTAGCCCAGCCGCGGCATGATGAGTGGAGCAAGTTCGTGTACACGCTGCAAGAACTGAGGAACAACCAGGCGGACGAGGAAACGGATCGCCTCAGCCTGGCCAGCGGACCACCGTCGCTCTCCAGCCTCACCTCGCTGGCCAGCAACCCGCTCAG ATAA
- the LOC116766650 gene encoding cytoplasmic dynein 1 intermediate chain isoform X6, with protein MSSMSDRKAELERKKAKLQALREEKDRRRREKEQKDAEEALARASTASSADSRRDLDEMLSSLGVAPVRDVLSSLSSLASLTPPQTASPDASLPHADRASLPANTGGKKPPQLQVVSVQSTDIPPKENVTYAKQTQTNTSSVTELRDGYMEDWWRPRKDEYNLNPGLEWEDEFTVLTFDGDGARQGDDEDAFHGKLPPGILPHGLPTVKEVQPAVTAAPAEKKDEEKEKKVRELSNDEKQTIMLSAEFQKFISRAGRVIERALAEEVDIYTDYTGGGDGENAQDDKSDARLSLVRTFQDERWSRGRCVTCLDWSTAHPELMLASYHNSDDAPHDPDGVCLVWNTKFKKTTPEDIFHCQSPVMSATFARFHPNLILGGTYSGQIVLWDNRVQKRTPVQRTPLSSQAHTHPVYCLSVVGSQNAHNLISVSTDGRMCSWSLDMLSQPQETIELQHRQGKAVAVTAMAFPHGDVNNFVLGSEDGNIYTGCRHGQRAGVSDSVEGHAGPVTSVSCHAAPAALDLSHLYLSASVDWSVKLWSLKENKALYSFEDSGDYVSDVRWSPAHPALFAAVDAGGRLDLWNLNRDTEVPIASVMSEGGVAFNRVSWSPSGAHVTAGDDAGKIWVYELAENVAQPRHDEWSKFVYTLQELRNNQADEETDRLSLASGPPSLSSLTSLASNPLR; from the exons ATGTCGAGCATGTCAGACAGGAAGGCTGAGCTTGAACGGAAAAAGGCCAAACTACAGGCTCTGAGGGAAGAAAAGGATCGCCGCAGACGTGAGAAAGAACAAAAAGATGCCGAGGAAGCCTTG GCGCGGGCGTCGACGGCCTCGAGCGCGGACTCCCGCCGCGACCTCGATGAGATGCTGTCGTCGCTGGGAGTGGCTCCGGTGAGGGACGTGCTGTCGTCCCTATCCTCGCTGGCGTCCCTCACGCCGCCGCAGACCGCGTCCCCCGACGCCAGCCTGCCGCACGCCGATCGAGCCTCACTACCCGCCAACAC AGGTGGCAAGAAGCCGCCCCAGCTGCAGGTGGTGTCGGTGCAATCCACCGACATCCCGCCCAAAGAGAACGTGACGTACGCCAAGCAGACCCAGACCAACACCTCGTCGGTGACGGAGCTGCGAGACG GATACATGGAGGACTGGTGGCGGCCGCGGAAAG ACGAGTACAATCTAAACCCGGGTTTAGAGTGGGAGGACGAGTTCACAG TGCTTACATTCGACGGTGATGGCGCGCGGCAAGGAGACGACGAGGACGCCTTCCACGGGAAGTTACCGCCGGGGATCCTGCCGCACGGACTGCCCACCGTCAAGGAGGTGCAGCCGGCCGTCACCGCCGCGCCCGCCGAAAAGAAGGACGAAGAAAAGGAGAAGAAAG TTCGCGAGTTGAGCAACGACGAGAAGCAGACCATCATGTTGTCGGCGGAGTTCCAGAAGTTCATAAGCAGAGCGGGGCGGGTCATAGAACGAGCGCTGGCCGAGGAGGTCGACATCTACACGGACTACACCGGCGGCGGCGACGGAGAGAACGCGCA AGACGACAAGTCGGACGCGCGCTTGTCGCTGGTGCGCACGTTCCAGGACGAGCGCTGGTCCCGCGGGCGCTGCGTCACGTGCCTGGACTGGTCGACGGCGCACCCCGAGCTCATGCTGGCGTCCTATCACAACAGCGACGACGCGCCGCACGACCCCGACGGCGTGTGCCTCGTGTGGAACACCAAGTTCAAGAAGACCACGCCGGAGGACATCTTCCACTGCCAGTCGCCCGTCATGAGCGCCACCTTCGCCAG GTTCCACCCTAACCTGATCCTGGGCGGCACGTACTCGGGCCAGATCGTGTTGTGGGACAACAGAGTACAGAAACGAACGCCCGTGCAGAGGACGCCGCTCTCGTCACAAGCGCATACT CACCCCGTGTACTGCCTGTCCGTGGTGGGCAGTCAGAACGCGCACAACCTGATCTCGGTGTCGACGGACGGGCGCATGTGCTCGTGGTCGCTGGACATGCTGTCGCAGCCGCAGGAGACCATCGAGCTGCAGCACCGCCAGGGCAAGGCCGTGGCTGTCACTGCCATGGCCTTCCCACATGGGGACGTCAACAACTTCGTGCTCGGCAGCGAGGACGGGAATATTTACACCG GTTGCCGTCACGGTCAGCGAGCGGGCGTGTCGGACAGCGTGGAAGGTCACGCGGGTCCTGTGACGTCGGTGTCGTGTCACGCCGCCCCCGCCGCCCTCGACCTGTCGCACCTGTACCTCTCCGCCTCTGTGGACTGGAGCGTCAAGCTGTGGAGTCTGAAG GAGAACAAGGCGTTGTACTCGTTCGAGGACAGCGGCGACTACGTGTCGGACGTGCGCTGGTCCCCGGCTCACCCCGCGCTGTTCGCTGCCGTGGACGCGGGCGGCCGCCTCGACCTCTGGAACCTCAACAGGGACACCGAG GTGCCGATAGCGTCGGTGATGTCGGAGGGCGGCGTGGCCTTCAACCGCGTGTCGTGGAGTCCGAGCGGCGCACACGTCACGGCCGGGGACGACGCGGGCAAGATATGGGTCTACGAGCTGGCCGAG AACGTAGCCCAGCCGCGGCATGATGAGTGGAGCAAGTTCGTGTACACGCTGCAAGAACTGAGGAACAACCAGGCGGACGAGGAAACGGATCGCCTCAGCCTGGCCAGCGGACCACCGTCGCTCTCCAGCCTCACCTCGCTGGCCAGCAACCCGCTCAG ATAA
- the LOC116766650 gene encoding cytoplasmic dynein 1 intermediate chain isoform X12 — translation MSSMSDRKAELERKKAKLQALREEKDRRRREKEQKDAEEALARASTASSADSRRDLDEMLSSLGVAPVRDVLSSLSSLASLTPPQTASPDASLPHADRASLPANTGGKKPPQLQVVSVQSTDIPPKENVTYAKQTQTNTSSVTELRDGYMEDWWRPRKDEYNLNPGLEWEDEFTGDDEDAFHGKLPPGILPHGLPTVKEVQPAVTAAPAEKKDEEKEKKVRELSNDEKQTIMLSAEFQKFISRAGRVIERALAEEVDIYTDYTGGGDGENAQDDKSDARLSLVRTFQDERWSRGRCVTCLDWSTAHPELMLASYHNSDDAPHDPDGVCLVWNTKFKKTTPEDIFHCQSPVMSATFARFHPNLILGGTYSGQIVLWDNRVQKRTPVQRTPLSSQAHTHPVYCLSVVGSQNAHNLISVSTDGRMCSWSLDMLSQPQETIELQHRQGKAVAVTAMAFPHGDVNNFVLGSEDGNIYTGCRHGQRAGVSDSVEGHAGPVTSVSCHAAPAALDLSHLYLSASVDWSVKLWSLKENKALYSFEDSGDYVSDVRWSPAHPALFAAVDAGGRLDLWNLNRDTEVPIASVMSEGGVAFNRVSWSPSGAHVTAGDDAGKIWVYELAENVAQPRHDEWSKFVYTLQELRNNQADEETDRLSLASGPPSLSSLTSLASNPLR, via the exons ATGTCGAGCATGTCAGACAGGAAGGCTGAGCTTGAACGGAAAAAGGCCAAACTACAGGCTCTGAGGGAAGAAAAGGATCGCCGCAGACGTGAGAAAGAACAAAAAGATGCCGAGGAAGCCTTG GCGCGGGCGTCGACGGCCTCGAGCGCGGACTCCCGCCGCGACCTCGATGAGATGCTGTCGTCGCTGGGAGTGGCTCCGGTGAGGGACGTGCTGTCGTCCCTATCCTCGCTGGCGTCCCTCACGCCGCCGCAGACCGCGTCCCCCGACGCCAGCCTGCCGCACGCCGATCGAGCCTCACTACCCGCCAACAC AGGTGGCAAGAAGCCGCCCCAGCTGCAGGTGGTGTCGGTGCAATCCACCGACATCCCGCCCAAAGAGAACGTGACGTACGCCAAGCAGACCCAGACCAACACCTCGTCGGTGACGGAGCTGCGAGACG GATACATGGAGGACTGGTGGCGGCCGCGGAAAG ACGAGTACAATCTAAACCCGGGTTTAGAGTGGGAGGACGAGTTCACAG GAGACGACGAGGACGCCTTCCACGGGAAGTTACCGCCGGGGATCCTGCCGCACGGACTGCCCACCGTCAAGGAGGTGCAGCCGGCCGTCACCGCCGCGCCCGCCGAAAAGAAGGACGAAGAAAAGGAGAAGAAAG TTCGCGAGTTGAGCAACGACGAGAAGCAGACCATCATGTTGTCGGCGGAGTTCCAGAAGTTCATAAGCAGAGCGGGGCGGGTCATAGAACGAGCGCTGGCCGAGGAGGTCGACATCTACACGGACTACACCGGCGGCGGCGACGGAGAGAACGCGCA AGACGACAAGTCGGACGCGCGCTTGTCGCTGGTGCGCACGTTCCAGGACGAGCGCTGGTCCCGCGGGCGCTGCGTCACGTGCCTGGACTGGTCGACGGCGCACCCCGAGCTCATGCTGGCGTCCTATCACAACAGCGACGACGCGCCGCACGACCCCGACGGCGTGTGCCTCGTGTGGAACACCAAGTTCAAGAAGACCACGCCGGAGGACATCTTCCACTGCCAGTCGCCCGTCATGAGCGCCACCTTCGCCAG GTTCCACCCTAACCTGATCCTGGGCGGCACGTACTCGGGCCAGATCGTGTTGTGGGACAACAGAGTACAGAAACGAACGCCCGTGCAGAGGACGCCGCTCTCGTCACAAGCGCATACT CACCCCGTGTACTGCCTGTCCGTGGTGGGCAGTCAGAACGCGCACAACCTGATCTCGGTGTCGACGGACGGGCGCATGTGCTCGTGGTCGCTGGACATGCTGTCGCAGCCGCAGGAGACCATCGAGCTGCAGCACCGCCAGGGCAAGGCCGTGGCTGTCACTGCCATGGCCTTCCCACATGGGGACGTCAACAACTTCGTGCTCGGCAGCGAGGACGGGAATATTTACACCG GTTGCCGTCACGGTCAGCGAGCGGGCGTGTCGGACAGCGTGGAAGGTCACGCGGGTCCTGTGACGTCGGTGTCGTGTCACGCCGCCCCCGCCGCCCTCGACCTGTCGCACCTGTACCTCTCCGCCTCTGTGGACTGGAGCGTCAAGCTGTGGAGTCTGAAG GAGAACAAGGCGTTGTACTCGTTCGAGGACAGCGGCGACTACGTGTCGGACGTGCGCTGGTCCCCGGCTCACCCCGCGCTGTTCGCTGCCGTGGACGCGGGCGGCCGCCTCGACCTCTGGAACCTCAACAGGGACACCGAG GTGCCGATAGCGTCGGTGATGTCGGAGGGCGGCGTGGCCTTCAACCGCGTGTCGTGGAGTCCGAGCGGCGCACACGTCACGGCCGGGGACGACGCGGGCAAGATATGGGTCTACGAGCTGGCCGAG AACGTAGCCCAGCCGCGGCATGATGAGTGGAGCAAGTTCGTGTACACGCTGCAAGAACTGAGGAACAACCAGGCGGACGAGGAAACGGATCGCCTCAGCCTGGCCAGCGGACCACCGTCGCTCTCCAGCCTCACCTCGCTGGCCAGCAACCCGCTCAG ATAA
- the LOC116766650 gene encoding cytoplasmic dynein 1 intermediate chain isoform X8, with protein sequence MSSMSDRKAELERKKAKLQALREEKDRRRREKEQKDAEEALARASTASSADSRRDLDEMLSSLGVAPVRDVLSSLSSLASLTPPQTASPDASLPHADRASLPANTGGKKPPQLQVVSVQSTDIPPKENVTYAKQTQTNTSSVTELRDAHATDFYDEYNLNPGLEWEDEFTVLTFDGDGARQGDDEDAFHGKLPPGILPHGLPTVKEVQPAVTAAPAEKKDEEKEKKVRELSNDEKQTIMLSAEFQKFISRAGRVIERALAEEVDIYTDYTGGGDGENAQDDKSDARLSLVRTFQDERWSRGRCVTCLDWSTAHPELMLASYHNSDDAPHDPDGVCLVWNTKFKKTTPEDIFHCQSPVMSATFARFHPNLILGGTYSGQIVLWDNRVQKRTPVQRTPLSSQAHTHPVYCLSVVGSQNAHNLISVSTDGRMCSWSLDMLSQPQETIELQHRQGKAVAVTAMAFPHGDVNNFVLGSEDGNIYTGCRHGQRAGVSDSVEGHAGPVTSVSCHAAPAALDLSHLYLSASVDWSVKLWSLKENKALYSFEDSGDYVSDVRWSPAHPALFAAVDAGGRLDLWNLNRDTEVPIASVMSEGGVAFNRVSWSPSGAHVTAGDDAGKIWVYELAENVAQPRHDEWSKFVYTLQELRNNQADEETDRLSLASGPPSLSSLTSLASNPLR encoded by the exons ATGTCGAGCATGTCAGACAGGAAGGCTGAGCTTGAACGGAAAAAGGCCAAACTACAGGCTCTGAGGGAAGAAAAGGATCGCCGCAGACGTGAGAAAGAACAAAAAGATGCCGAGGAAGCCTTG GCGCGGGCGTCGACGGCCTCGAGCGCGGACTCCCGCCGCGACCTCGATGAGATGCTGTCGTCGCTGGGAGTGGCTCCGGTGAGGGACGTGCTGTCGTCCCTATCCTCGCTGGCGTCCCTCACGCCGCCGCAGACCGCGTCCCCCGACGCCAGCCTGCCGCACGCCGATCGAGCCTCACTACCCGCCAACAC AGGTGGCAAGAAGCCGCCCCAGCTGCAGGTGGTGTCGGTGCAATCCACCGACATCCCGCCCAAAGAGAACGTGACGTACGCCAAGCAGACCCAGACCAACACCTCGTCGGTGACGGAGCTGCGAGACG CGCACGCCACTGACTTCTACG ACGAGTACAATCTAAACCCGGGTTTAGAGTGGGAGGACGAGTTCACAG TGCTTACATTCGACGGTGATGGCGCGCGGCAAGGAGACGACGAGGACGCCTTCCACGGGAAGTTACCGCCGGGGATCCTGCCGCACGGACTGCCCACCGTCAAGGAGGTGCAGCCGGCCGTCACCGCCGCGCCCGCCGAAAAGAAGGACGAAGAAAAGGAGAAGAAAG TTCGCGAGTTGAGCAACGACGAGAAGCAGACCATCATGTTGTCGGCGGAGTTCCAGAAGTTCATAAGCAGAGCGGGGCGGGTCATAGAACGAGCGCTGGCCGAGGAGGTCGACATCTACACGGACTACACCGGCGGCGGCGACGGAGAGAACGCGCA AGACGACAAGTCGGACGCGCGCTTGTCGCTGGTGCGCACGTTCCAGGACGAGCGCTGGTCCCGCGGGCGCTGCGTCACGTGCCTGGACTGGTCGACGGCGCACCCCGAGCTCATGCTGGCGTCCTATCACAACAGCGACGACGCGCCGCACGACCCCGACGGCGTGTGCCTCGTGTGGAACACCAAGTTCAAGAAGACCACGCCGGAGGACATCTTCCACTGCCAGTCGCCCGTCATGAGCGCCACCTTCGCCAG GTTCCACCCTAACCTGATCCTGGGCGGCACGTACTCGGGCCAGATCGTGTTGTGGGACAACAGAGTACAGAAACGAACGCCCGTGCAGAGGACGCCGCTCTCGTCACAAGCGCATACT CACCCCGTGTACTGCCTGTCCGTGGTGGGCAGTCAGAACGCGCACAACCTGATCTCGGTGTCGACGGACGGGCGCATGTGCTCGTGGTCGCTGGACATGCTGTCGCAGCCGCAGGAGACCATCGAGCTGCAGCACCGCCAGGGCAAGGCCGTGGCTGTCACTGCCATGGCCTTCCCACATGGGGACGTCAACAACTTCGTGCTCGGCAGCGAGGACGGGAATATTTACACCG GTTGCCGTCACGGTCAGCGAGCGGGCGTGTCGGACAGCGTGGAAGGTCACGCGGGTCCTGTGACGTCGGTGTCGTGTCACGCCGCCCCCGCCGCCCTCGACCTGTCGCACCTGTACCTCTCCGCCTCTGTGGACTGGAGCGTCAAGCTGTGGAGTCTGAAG GAGAACAAGGCGTTGTACTCGTTCGAGGACAGCGGCGACTACGTGTCGGACGTGCGCTGGTCCCCGGCTCACCCCGCGCTGTTCGCTGCCGTGGACGCGGGCGGCCGCCTCGACCTCTGGAACCTCAACAGGGACACCGAG GTGCCGATAGCGTCGGTGATGTCGGAGGGCGGCGTGGCCTTCAACCGCGTGTCGTGGAGTCCGAGCGGCGCACACGTCACGGCCGGGGACGACGCGGGCAAGATATGGGTCTACGAGCTGGCCGAG AACGTAGCCCAGCCGCGGCATGATGAGTGGAGCAAGTTCGTGTACACGCTGCAAGAACTGAGGAACAACCAGGCGGACGAGGAAACGGATCGCCTCAGCCTGGCCAGCGGACCACCGTCGCTCTCCAGCCTCACCTCGCTGGCCAGCAACCCGCTCAG ATAA